In one window of Calypte anna isolate BGI_N300 chromosome 27, bCalAnn1_v1.p, whole genome shotgun sequence DNA:
- the PTGES3L gene encoding putative protein PTGES3L: MAGATAGTPQPSCRRAAELRGAGSWGFPGVRGGPGGTGGFPGKRGSPGACGPGWASGTRGLRYAPGLTRPTLVPAPGPLRRPRPQPKIARGGAGTAMARQPAKTLWYDRPRYVYLEFCVEDSRDVKVEIEDQRVVFSCKNADGVEFYNEINLYARVNSKDSQNKRSDRSITCFIRKWKEKVAWPRITKENVKLAWLSVDFDNWRDWEGDEELERAMVEQYAELMEKVTEKGPPPAMDDLDDDL, encoded by the exons ATGGCTGGCGCTACCGCCGGCACCCCGCAGCCATCTTGCCGCCGCGCCGCGGAGCTGCGAGGGG CGGGGTCATGGGGGTTCCCGGGGGTAcgggggggtcccgggggtACGGGGGGGTTCCCGGGGAAACGGGGGAGTCCCGGGGCGTGCGGCCCGGGATGGGCGAGCGGGACTCGAGGTCTCCGCTACGCGCCTGGCCTGACCCGACCGACCCTGGTCCCCGCTCCCGGCCCCCTCCGACGGCCTCGCCCCCAGCCCAAAATAGCGCGGGGCGGGGCTGGCACCGCCATGGCGAG GCAACCTGCAAAGACGCTGTGGTACGACCGCCCCCGGTACGTgtacctggagttctgtgtggAGGACAGCAGGGATGTGAAGGTTGAGATTGAAGACCAGCGGGTGGTGTTCAG CTGCAAAAACGCAGATGGTGTGGAGTTCTACAACGAGATCAACCTCTACGCCAGGGTCAACTCCAAG GACTCCCAGAACAAACGCTCCGACCGCTCCATCACCTGCTTTATCAGGAAATGGAAGGAGAAAGTGGCCTGGCCCCGCATCACCAAGGAGAACGTCAAG CTTGCCTGGCTCTCCGTGGATTTTGACAACTGGAGAGATTGGGAAGGGGATGAAGAGTTGGAGAGGGCCATGGTGGAGCAGTATGCAGAG CTCATGGAGAAGGTGACGGAGAAAGGTCCCCCCCCGGCCATGGATGATTTGGAT GACGATCTCTGA
- the LOC103539316 gene encoding alanyl-tRNA editing protein Aarsd1 isoform X2, with translation MVFQCQRDSWARQFATRVVSCRAAELRPEGGGEPVRGFQVVLEDTILFPEGGGQPDDRGLIGDVPVLRVTRRGPEALHFVETALEPGTEVLLSLDWDRRFDHMQQHSGQHLITAIAEQMFGFKTTSWELGRQQSVIELDTPSMTAEQVEALERSVNEKIRERVPVVVRELAADDPEIETVRSRGLPDDHVGPVRVVDIEGVDSNLCCGTHVSNLSDLQVIKLLGTEKGKKNKTNLVFLAGNRVLKSIQQSHSTEKALTSLLKNRPSEHVEAVKRLQSSVKLLQKNNLNLLRDIAVLIARDFKSKPVQSQLFVLHRKEGDSEFMNIIANEIGTEETLLFLTVGDEKEAGLFLLAGPVEAVENLGPRVAELLGGKGAGKRGRFQGKATQMSRRGEVQALLQEFISHRSPEV, from the exons ATGGTGTTCCAGTGCCAGCGGGACAGCTGGGCCCGGCAG TTCGCTACCAGGGTGGTGTCGTGCCGGGCGGCGGAGCTGCGGCCCGAGGGCGGCGGGGAACCGGTGCGAGGGTTCCAGGTGGTGCTGGAGGACACCATCCTCTTCCCCGAGGGCGGCGGGCAG CCGGACGATCGCGGCCTCATCGGGGACGTTCCGGTGCTGCGTGTGACGCGGCGGGGCCCCGAGGCGCTGCACTTCGTGGAGACGGCGTTGGAACCGGGCACCGAGGTGCTGCTGTCGCTGGACTGGGACCGCCGGTTCGACCACATGCAGCAGCACTCGG GACAGCATCTCATCACTGCCATTGCTGAGCAGATGTTTGGGTTCAAGACGACTTCATG ggagctgggccGTCAGCAAAGTGTCATTGAGCTGGACACCCCCTCCATGACAGCAGAGCAAGTGGAGGCCCTGGAGAGGAGTGTGAATGAGAAAATCCGGGAGAGGGTGCCCGTGGtggtgagggagctggcagcagatgACCCTGAGATTGAAACT GTGAGGAGCCGTGGGTTGCCTGATGACCACGTGGGGCCCGTGCGAGTTGTGGACATCGAAGGTGTGGACTCCAACCTGTGCTGTGGCACCCACGTCTCCAACCTGAGTGATTTGCAG gtgaTTAAACTCCTTGGtacagaaaaagggaagaagaacaaaaccaacttGGTTTTCCTGGCAGGAAACAGAGTGCTGAAGTCAATCCAACAAAGTCACAGTACTGAGAAGGCTCTGACTTCACTGCTCAA AAACAGACCAAGTGAGCACGTAGAGGCTGTGAAGAGGCTGCAGAGTTCTGTGAAACTTCTGCAGAAG aataacttGAACCTACTCAGAGACATTGCTGTTTTGATAGCCCGGGATTTCAAGAGCAAACCTGTTCAAAGCCAGCTCTTTGTGTTACACAG AAAAGAGGGTGACTCTGAATTTATGAATATCATTGCTAACGAGATTGGGACAGAG GAAACCCTGCTCTTCCTGACTGTGGGGgatgaaaaagaagcaggacTCTTTCTTCTAGCTGGACCTGTGGAAGCAGTTGAGAATTTAGGTCCCAG AGTAGCAGAGCTTCTGGGAGGcaaaggagctgggaagagagGCCGCTTCCAGGGCAAGGCAACCCAGATGAGTCGTCGAGGGGAAGTGCAAGCTCTGCTTCAGGAATTCATCAGCCATCGAAGCCCTGAAGTGTAA
- the LOC103539316 gene encoding alanyl-tRNA editing protein Aarsd1 isoform X1 codes for MVFQCQRDSWARQFATRVVSCRAAELRPEGGGEPVRGFQVVLEDTILFPEGGGQPDDRGLIGDVPVLRVTRRGPEALHFVETALEPGTEVLLSLDWDRRFDHMQQHSGQHLITAIAEQMFGFKTTSWELGRQQSVIELDTPSMTAEQVEALERSVNEKIRERVPVVVRELAADDPEIETVRSRGLPDDHVGPVRVVDIEGVDSNLCCGTHVSNLSDLQVIKLLGTEKGKKNKTNLVFLAGNRVLKSIQQSHSTEKALTSLLKNRPSEHVEAVKRLQSSVKLLQKNNLNLLRDIAVLIARDFKSKPVQSQLFVLHRKEGDSEFMNIIANEIGTEETLLFLTVGDEKEAGLFLLAGPVEAVENLGPRVAELLGGKGAGKRGRFQGKATQMSRRGEVQALLQEFISHRSPEVSQGCCNLSCRN; via the exons ATGGTGTTCCAGTGCCAGCGGGACAGCTGGGCCCGGCAG TTCGCTACCAGGGTGGTGTCGTGCCGGGCGGCGGAGCTGCGGCCCGAGGGCGGCGGGGAACCGGTGCGAGGGTTCCAGGTGGTGCTGGAGGACACCATCCTCTTCCCCGAGGGCGGCGGGCAG CCGGACGATCGCGGCCTCATCGGGGACGTTCCGGTGCTGCGTGTGACGCGGCGGGGCCCCGAGGCGCTGCACTTCGTGGAGACGGCGTTGGAACCGGGCACCGAGGTGCTGCTGTCGCTGGACTGGGACCGCCGGTTCGACCACATGCAGCAGCACTCGG GACAGCATCTCATCACTGCCATTGCTGAGCAGATGTTTGGGTTCAAGACGACTTCATG ggagctgggccGTCAGCAAAGTGTCATTGAGCTGGACACCCCCTCCATGACAGCAGAGCAAGTGGAGGCCCTGGAGAGGAGTGTGAATGAGAAAATCCGGGAGAGGGTGCCCGTGGtggtgagggagctggcagcagatgACCCTGAGATTGAAACT GTGAGGAGCCGTGGGTTGCCTGATGACCACGTGGGGCCCGTGCGAGTTGTGGACATCGAAGGTGTGGACTCCAACCTGTGCTGTGGCACCCACGTCTCCAACCTGAGTGATTTGCAG gtgaTTAAACTCCTTGGtacagaaaaagggaagaagaacaaaaccaacttGGTTTTCCTGGCAGGAAACAGAGTGCTGAAGTCAATCCAACAAAGTCACAGTACTGAGAAGGCTCTGACTTCACTGCTCAA AAACAGACCAAGTGAGCACGTAGAGGCTGTGAAGAGGCTGCAGAGTTCTGTGAAACTTCTGCAGAAG aataacttGAACCTACTCAGAGACATTGCTGTTTTGATAGCCCGGGATTTCAAGAGCAAACCTGTTCAAAGCCAGCTCTTTGTGTTACACAG AAAAGAGGGTGACTCTGAATTTATGAATATCATTGCTAACGAGATTGGGACAGAG GAAACCCTGCTCTTCCTGACTGTGGGGgatgaaaaagaagcaggacTCTTTCTTCTAGCTGGACCTGTGGAAGCAGTTGAGAATTTAGGTCCCAG AGTAGCAGAGCTTCTGGGAGGcaaaggagctgggaagagagGCCGCTTCCAGGGCAAGGCAACCCAGATGAGTCGTCGAGGGGAAGTGCAAGCTCTGCTTCAGGAATTCATCAGCCATCGAAGCCCTGAAGT gtcccagggctgctgcaatCTCAGCTGCAGAAACTAA
- the G6PC gene encoding glucose-6-phosphatase, whose translation MEANMDLLHDAGIRATHWLQESFQGSQEWFLFISFAADLRNAFFVLFPIWFHCSEAVGVRLIWVAVIGDWLNLIFKWILFGERPYWWVHETDYYRNMSAPAIQQFPLTCETGPGSPSGHAMGAAGVYYVMVTALLSAAMGKKQSKTLKYWVLWMVLWMGFWAVQVCVCLSRVFIAAHFPHQVIVGVISGMAVAKSFQHIHFIYHASLRRYLGVTFFLFSFALGFYLLLRVVNVDLLWTLEKARKWCAHPEWVHIDTTPFASLIRNLGILFGMGLALNSHMYLESCRGKQGQQLPFRLGCIVTSLLVLHLFDAFKPPSHMQLLFYLLSFCKSAAVPLATVGLIPYCISQLLTTQDKKAA comes from the exons ATGGAGGCAAACATGGACCTCCTGCATGACGCGGGCATCCGAGCAACACACTGGCTGCAGGAGAGCTTCCAGGGCTCCCAGGAATGGTTCCTCTTCATCTCCTTTGCTGCTGACCTCAGGAATGCTTTCTTTGTCCTCTTCCCTATCTGGTTCCACTGCAGTGAGGCAGTGGGTGTCCGGCTCATCTGGGTGGCTGTCATCGGCGACTGGCTCAACCTCATCTTCAAGTG gatcCTTTTTGGGGAGAGACCGTACTGGTGGGTCCATGAGACGGATTATTACAGGAACATGTCTGCTCCAGCGATCCAACAGTTCCCACTCACCTGTGAGACTGGCCCTG GGAGCCCCTCTGGCCATGCTATGGGTGCAGCAGGTGTGTACTATGTCATGGTGACagccctcctctctgctgccatGGGGAAGAAACAGTCGAAGACACTCAAATACTG GGTGCTGTGGATGGTGCTTTGGATGGGCTTCTGGGCGGTTCAGGTCTGTGTCTGCCTGTCCCGAGTCTTCATTGCTGCCCATTTCCCCCACCAGGTCATTGTGGGGGTCATCTCAG GGATGGCCGTGGCCAAGAGTTTCCAGCACATCCACTTCATCTACCATGCCAGTCTCCGCCGATACCTGGGAGtcaccttcttcctcttcagcttTGCTCTGGGCTTCTACCTCCTGCTGCGGGTGGTCAACGTGGACCTGCTCTGGACACTGGAGAAGGCTCGGAAGTGGTGTGCCCACCCTGAGTGGGTCCACATCGACACCACCCCCTTCGCCAGCCTCATCCGTAACTTGGGAATCCTCTTCGGGATGGGCTTGGCCCTCAACTCCCACATGTacctggagagctgcagggggAAGCAGGGCCAGCAGCTGCCCTTCCGCCTGGGCTGCATTGTCACCTCCCTCCTTGTCCTACACCTCTTTGATGCCTTCAAGCCACCCTCCCACATGCAGCTCCTCTTCTACCTCCTCTCCTTCTGCAAGAGTGCAGCTGTGCCTCTGGCCACCGTCGGCCTCATCCCCTACTGCATCTCACAGCTCCTGACCACGCAGGACAAGAAAGCTGCTTAA
- the RUNDC1 gene encoding RUN domain-containing protein 1, producing MEAESGPLGPGERWAPVGAVSAAEEEEEEEEEGDEEEAAAGGSPRSVPRLRAERRRLQGALLALASHFAQVQFRLRQVARAAPGDQRRLLRELEEFAFRGCPGAAPSEQEKQEQSEVQKEKQRELILQLKTQLDDLETFAYQEGSYDSLPQSVVMERQRMIINELIKKLDMDLSEDVATLSPEELRQRVDAAIAQIVNPARVKEQLVEQLKTQIRDLEMFISFIQDEVGSSGKAEDGHCECAGRKDVGGSCKPHAQHSGNRVSPEDASKMRETGLHLMRRVLGVLQIFAVSQFGCATGQIPHTLWQKDQADRDYSPLLKRLEVSVERVRQLAIQHQQEDHIISSSDLQDVPLGGRDELTLAVRKDLAIALRDLLAHGLHSSSSSSQGMSLVLAPIACLLPAFTSSPQTMHPWELFVKYYNTKNGQAYVESPARKLSQSFALPVTPGVTITPKQSLLTAIHTVLTEHDPFKRGADSELKALVCMALNEQRLVSWLNLICKSGALVQSHYQPWSYMANTGFEGALNVLSRLSNLKFNLPVDLAVRQLKNIKDAF from the exons ATGGAGGCGGAGAGCGGCCCTCTGGGTCCGGGTGAGCGATGGGCGCCGGTGGGCGCCGTGTCGGCGGcggaagaagaggaggaggaggaagaagaaggggacgaggaggaggcggcggcgggagggTCCCCGCGGTCGGTGCCGCGGCTGCGGGCGGAGCGGCGGCGCCTGCAGGGGGCGCTGCTGGCGTTGGCCTCGCACTTCGCGCAGGTTCAGTTCCGGCTGCGGCAGGTGGCGCGCGCGGCCCCCGGCGATCAGCGGCGGCTGCTGCGGGAACTGGAGGAGTTCGCGTTCCGGGGCTGTCCCGGAGCTGCCCCG agtgAGCAAGAGAAACAGGAGCAAAGTGAGGtccagaaggagaagcagagagagctgATCCTGCAGCTCAAGACTCAGCTGGATGACCTGGAGACGTTTGCTTACCAGGAGGGGAGCTATGATTCCCTGCCACAGTCTGTGGTTATGGAAAGACAACGG ATGATTATAAATGAATTGATCAAGAAGCTGGACATGGACTTGAGTGAAGATGTTGCAACTCTCTCTCCAGAGGAGCTGAGGCAACGTGTGGATGCTGCCATAGCACAGATTGTTAATCCAGCCAGGGTGAAGGAGCAGCTGGTGGAGCAACTGAAGACACAGATCAGGGACCTGGAAATGTTCATCAGCTTCATTCAGG ATGAAGTTGGAAGCTCTGGTAAGGCAGAAGATGGACACTGTGAATGTGCAGGCAGAAAAGATGTCGGTGGGTCCTGCAAACCACATGCACAGCACTCTGGAAACAGAG TGAGCCCAGAAGATGCCAGTAAGATGAGAGAAACAGGCCTGCACCTCATGCGCCGTGTGCTCGGTGTGCTGCAGATCTTTGCTGTCAGTCAGTTTGGCTGTGCCACGGGTCAGATTCCCCACACCCTCTGGCAGAAGGACCAAGCAGACAGGGACTATTCCCCTTTACTCAAGAGACTGGAGGTGTCTGTAGAGCGGGTGAGGCAGCTGGCCATCCAACACCAGCAGGAAGACCACATCATCAGCTCCTCTGACCTGCAGGACGTTCCCTTGGGAGGCAGGGACGAGCTGACCCTGGCTGTAAGGAAGGACTTGGCCATTGCTCTGCGTGACCTGCTGGCCCACGGgctccactcctcctcctcctcctcccaggggATGAGCCTGGTGCTGGCTCCCATTGCCTGCCTCCTCCCGGCGTTCACCTCCTCCCCGCAGACCATGCACCCCTGGGAGCTCTTTGTGAAGTATTACAACACCAAGAACGGCCAAGCCTACGTGGAGTCCCCAGCCCGCAAGCTCTCCCAGTCCTTCGCTCTGCCTGTCACCCCGGGGGTGACCATCACCCCCAAGCAGAGCCTCCTGACAGCCATCCACACCGTCCTGACGGAGCACGACCCCTTCAAGCGTGGGGCAGACTCAGAGCTGAAGGCCCTGGTGTGCATGGCCCTCAACGAGCAGCGTTTGGTCTCCTGGCTCAACCTCATCTGCAAATCCGGGGCTCTGGTGCAGTCCCACTACCAGCCCTGGAGCTACATGGCAAACACGGGCTTCGAGGGGGCACTCAACGTCCTCAGTCGCCTCAGCAACTTGAAGTTCAACCTCCCGGTTGACCTGGCTGTGCGGCAGCTGAAAAACATCAAAGATGCtttttga